Proteins from one Clostridium cellulovorans 743B genomic window:
- a CDS encoding iron-containing alcohol dehydrogenase, with product MENFRFNAYTEMLFGRGQIEKLSEVINRHGRNVLLVYGGGSIKKNGIYDRIQELLKESNILELAGVEPNPRIETVRKGAEICKENNVDVVLAVGGGSAIDCAKVIAAAHYYQGDPWDLVTDPSKIGKVLPIVTVLTLAATGSEMNKNAVISKMDTNEKLGTASPNMIPQTSILDPEYLYTLPAIQTAAGTADIMSHVFEQYFNKTKGTFVQDKFAEGLLETCIKYCPIALEEPRNYEARANLMWASSMALNGLCGSGKQGAWTCHPIEHELSAFYDITHGVGLAILTPSWMRYILNENTVDKFVDYAVNVWHLPVAEDKYETANKGIDATEEFFKECGIPMTLTELGIDTANFEQMAKAAVLHGALQYAYEPLDEEAVRKILEMCL from the coding sequence ATGGAAAACTTTAGATTTAACGCTTATACAGAAATGTTGTTTGGTAGAGGCCAAATTGAAAAGCTTTCAGAAGTAATAAATAGACATGGCAGAAATGTTTTACTTGTTTACGGTGGTGGAAGCATTAAGAAAAACGGAATATATGATAGAATACAAGAATTATTAAAGGAATCCAATATCTTAGAATTAGCAGGGGTTGAGCCAAATCCAAGAATTGAAACTGTAAGAAAGGGCGCTGAAATTTGCAAAGAAAACAATGTTGATGTGGTTTTAGCTGTTGGTGGAGGAAGTGCTATTGATTGTGCAAAGGTTATAGCAGCTGCACATTATTATCAAGGAGATCCATGGGATTTAGTTACAGACCCATCTAAGATAGGCAAGGTTTTACCGATCGTTACTGTTTTAACTTTAGCTGCTACTGGTTCAGAGATGAATAAAAACGCAGTTATTTCAAAGATGGATACTAATGAGAAGCTTGGAACTGCGTCTCCAAATATGATACCTCAAACTTCAATACTTGATCCAGAATATTTATATACGTTGCCAGCAATACAAACAGCAGCTGGTACTGCAGATATTATGTCTCACGTATTTGAGCAATATTTTAATAAAACAAAAGGAACCTTTGTGCAAGATAAATTTGCAGAAGGCTTACTTGAAACATGTATTAAATATTGTCCTATAGCATTAGAAGAGCCAAGAAATTATGAAGCAAGAGCCAATTTAATGTGGGCAAGTTCTATGGCACTAAATGGACTTTGTGGAAGTGGAAAACAAGGAGCTTGGACTTGTCATCCAATTGAGCATGAATTAAGTGCCTTCTACGACATCACTCATGGAGTAGGTTTAGCTATATTAACTCCTAGCTGGATGAGATACATATTAAATGAAAATACTGTTGATAAGTTTGTTGATTATGCAGTTAATGTATGGCATTTACCAGTGGCTGAAGATAAATATGAAACTGCTAATAAAGGAATAGATGCTACAGAGGAATTTTTTAAAGAGTGTGGAATTCCAATGACTTTAACTGAACTTGGAATTGATACTGCGAACTTTGAACAGATGGCAAAAGCGGCAGTTTTACATGGAGCTTTGCAATATGCTTATGAGCCATTGGATGAAGAGGCTGTAAGAAAGATTTTAGAGATGTGCCTGTAG
- a CDS encoding MFS transporter, whose amino-acid sequence MIITKEVKGKFNNPFISLKHKDFRYYWIGMCVSLIGTWTQNIAQPWLAYTLTNSPFLLSLIGTLQFTPVLLFSLFAGVIIDKFPKKQILIVTQLSSLVITLVLAILVFTGEVQYWHILIAATVLGLVNTLDMPTRQSFIIELVGKEDLMNAIALNSMVFNLARIIGPALAGIIMGYAGIAICFFINAISFGAVLISLFFIKPMETKIKPTDKKIIGEIKEGLKYIYKKKILLYTLFVTAVIGTFAPNFNVLVPVFAREILNQNETGFGILMSFMGFGSFLGAMFIATVSKGGPKRFIIYVVPLIVGTFLVITGYTNNFFITGIALAVTGFFFITYNSSSNSTLQLNSSDEYRGRVMSVYTLVFAGSTPIGNLYAGLFAEHFNARIGFAACGGIIILLMIPIFIHMKIRRSS is encoded by the coding sequence ATGATTATAACTAAAGAAGTTAAGGGGAAATTTAATAACCCCTTTATTTCCTTAAAGCACAAGGATTTTAGATATTATTGGATTGGTATGTGCGTTTCTTTGATTGGGACTTGGACGCAAAACATAGCTCAACCATGGCTTGCATATACCTTAACCAATTCACCTTTTTTACTAAGTTTAATCGGAACTCTTCAATTTACTCCTGTACTATTGTTTTCCTTATTTGCAGGAGTAATCATAGATAAGTTTCCTAAGAAACAAATTTTAATCGTTACTCAATTGTCCTCTCTAGTGATTACTCTTGTTTTAGCTATATTAGTATTTACGGGAGAGGTTCAGTATTGGCACATTCTAATTGCTGCGACAGTTCTTGGGTTAGTTAATACCCTTGATATGCCAACAAGACAATCCTTTATTATAGAACTTGTAGGAAAAGAAGATTTAATGAACGCTATTGCTTTAAATTCAATGGTATTTAATCTAGCTAGAATTATTGGACCCGCATTAGCCGGAATAATAATGGGTTATGCAGGAATAGCAATTTGCTTTTTCATTAATGCCATAAGTTTTGGGGCAGTATTAATAAGTTTATTCTTTATAAAGCCAATGGAAACTAAAATCAAACCAACGGATAAAAAGATAATTGGAGAAATAAAGGAAGGGCTTAAATACATCTATAAAAAGAAGATTCTTCTATATACTTTATTTGTTACAGCTGTCATAGGTACTTTTGCTCCAAACTTCAATGTACTTGTTCCAGTGTTTGCTAGAGAAATATTAAATCAAAATGAGACGGGCTTTGGAATTCTTATGTCCTTTATGGGCTTTGGTTCCTTCTTAGGTGCTATGTTTATCGCAACTGTAAGCAAAGGTGGACCTAAAAGATTTATTATTTATGTTGTTCCATTAATTGTAGGAACTTTCTTGGTTATCACTGGCTATACCAATAATTTTTTCATAACTGGAATAGCTCTTGCTGTAACAGGATTCTTTTTTATCACTTATAATTCTAGTTCAAACTCAACCTTGCAACTTAATTCAAGTGATGAATATCGTGGTAGAGTTATGAGTGTTTATACTTTGGTTTTTGCTGGTTCTACTCCTATAGGCAACCTTTATGCGGGATTATTTGCAGAGCATTTTAATGCAAGGATAGGTTTTGCTGCTTGTGGCGGGATAATAATTTTATTAATGATTCCGATCTTTATACATATGAAAATAAGAAGATCAAGTTAA